One window of Gammaproteobacteria bacterium genomic DNA carries:
- the tuf gene encoding elongation factor Tu (EF-Tu; promotes GTP-dependent binding of aminoacyl-tRNA to the A-site of ribosomes during protein biosynthesis; when the tRNA anticodon matches the mRNA codon, GTP hydrolysis results; the inactive EF-Tu-GDP leaves the ribosome and release of GDP is promoted by elongation factor Ts; many prokaryotes have two copies of the gene encoding EF-Tu), giving the protein VMPGDNVKMTITLIAPIAMEDGLRFAIREGGRTVGAGVVAKILE; this is encoded by the coding sequence GTAATGCCGGGCGACAACGTCAAGATGACGATCACCCTGATTGCCCCGATTGCGATGGAAGATGGTCTGCGCTTTGCGATACGCGAGGGTGGCAGGACCGTGGGCGCCGGTGTGGTGGCGAAAATACTAGAGTAG